The following proteins are co-located in the Noviherbaspirillum sp. UKPF54 genome:
- a CDS encoding diguanylate cyclase, whose amino-acid sequence MKLNSKIFSFFSILAVGMFVVVTAISLYSFREFSIASSREHMRTAAEIVRAHLTDSMINGVIGKRENFLQRLTEVQGLQSARVVRGENVQSQFGAGLSREQPADEIEQLVLKDGKARYELTEEGMSVVYRGTIPFTATAHGTPNCLQCHKVSEGNVLGAVTLTMSISPLKQMALTTVALIVAALAFFSLIAYLFLRRLVRPLVGTADNVAYAVQRAVHGDFTVNIERKTNDEIGQIAEDLNRLMGFLQKGLHAIGSNVALLISQKPTKDRNLLTNTVDMVETLKNAAQFKKSIEEDETRHEIYQRLSNVIEDNFDVHHFSVYEVATNKSQIIPIVVDGAVGGECKWCDPQILVRPEACRARRTGHVIDAVESPGICYAFQPQKEFEGYSHVCLPVIQSGVVGSVVQIVVSPLETERVQDITPYISAYLREAAPVLETKRLMDTLRESTLQDAMTGLKNRRFLEEYVDTLVATAQRQKANISILMLDLDYFKMVNDTYGHDAGDTVLKSLAKVLKQSVRASDIVIRYGGEEFLILLQNSSGDAADMVAEKIRTAVEAMKIPVAGTTLQKTISIGIADFPNDSETFWQAVKYADVALYQAKETGRNRWLRFKRDMWSDEKEY is encoded by the coding sequence ATGAAACTGAATTCGAAGATTTTCTCCTTTTTCTCCATCCTTGCTGTCGGCATGTTTGTGGTGGTCACCGCAATCAGCCTGTATTCGTTCCGCGAATTTTCCATCGCCTCGTCACGTGAGCACATGCGCACTGCGGCGGAAATCGTTCGCGCCCATCTGACCGATTCGATGATCAACGGCGTCATCGGCAAGCGCGAAAATTTCCTGCAGCGTCTGACCGAGGTGCAAGGCCTGCAGTCGGCCCGCGTGGTGCGAGGCGAGAACGTTCAAAGCCAGTTCGGTGCAGGATTGAGCAGGGAACAACCGGCGGACGAGATCGAACAGCTGGTGCTGAAAGACGGTAAGGCGCGCTACGAACTGACCGAGGAAGGAATGAGCGTGGTTTACCGCGGCACCATCCCGTTCACGGCGACCGCGCATGGCACGCCCAATTGTCTGCAATGCCACAAGGTGAGCGAAGGCAATGTGCTCGGCGCGGTAACGCTGACCATGTCGATCTCCCCGTTGAAGCAGATGGCGTTGACCACAGTGGCACTGATCGTGGCCGCGCTCGCGTTCTTTTCGCTGATCGCCTACCTGTTCCTGCGGCGCCTGGTGCGGCCGCTGGTTGGTACCGCCGACAACGTCGCGTACGCGGTGCAGCGCGCGGTGCACGGCGACTTTACGGTGAACATAGAACGCAAGACCAATGACGAGATCGGCCAGATCGCGGAAGACTTGAACCGGCTGATGGGCTTTTTGCAAAAAGGCTTGCATGCGATCGGCAGCAATGTCGCGCTGCTCATCAGTCAGAAGCCGACCAAGGACCGCAACCTGCTGACCAATACCGTCGACATGGTGGAAACCCTGAAAAACGCGGCGCAGTTCAAGAAATCGATCGAAGAGGATGAAACCAGGCATGAAATCTACCAGCGCCTGTCGAATGTGATCGAGGATAATTTCGACGTTCATCATTTCTCGGTCTACGAAGTGGCCACCAACAAGAGCCAGATCATCCCGATCGTGGTGGACGGCGCGGTCGGCGGGGAGTGCAAATGGTGCGATCCGCAGATCCTGGTGCGCCCCGAAGCCTGCCGCGCGCGCCGCACTGGACACGTCATCGATGCCGTCGAATCGCCCGGCATCTGCTACGCGTTCCAGCCGCAAAAGGAATTCGAGGGCTACAGCCATGTCTGTCTGCCGGTGATCCAGTCCGGCGTGGTCGGCAGCGTGGTGCAGATCGTGGTTTCGCCGTTGGAGACGGAACGCGTGCAGGACATCACGCCCTACATCAGCGCTTACCTGAGGGAAGCCGCGCCGGTGCTGGAAACCAAGCGCCTGATGGATACGCTGCGCGAATCGACGCTGCAGGACGCGATGACCGGACTCAAGAACCGTCGCTTCCTCGAAGAGTACGTCGATACGCTGGTGGCGACCGCGCAGCGTCAGAAGGCCAACATATCGATCCTGATGCTCGACCTCGACTACTTCAAGATGGTCAACGATACCTACGGCCATGACGCCGGCGACACCGTGCTCAAATCGCTTGCCAAGGTGCTGAAGCAGTCGGTGCGCGCATCCGATATCGTGATCCGCTACGGCGGCGAGGAATTCCTGATCCTGCTGCAGAACAGCAGCGGCGATGCGGCCGACATGGTCGCCGAAAAGATCCGCACGGCTGTCGAGGCGATGAAGATACCGGTCGCCGGCACCACGCTGCAAAAGACGATCTCTATCGGCATCGCCGACTTCCCGAACGACAGCGAAACCTTCTGGCAGGCGGTGAAATACGCCGACGTGGCGCTCTACCAGGCCAAGGAAACCGGGCGCAACCGCTGGCTGCGCTTCAAGCGCGATATGTGGAGCGACGAAAAGGAATATTGA